One Aegilops tauschii subsp. strangulata cultivar AL8/78 chromosome 7, Aet v6.0, whole genome shotgun sequence genomic window carries:
- the LOC109782290 gene encoding putative cyclin-dependent kinase F-2 has translation MFDDHAAGSRKRRRIRSIEDYELTRVLGKGSFGVIVKARHRVTGAYVVLKCFIRSPDDGSGKRRRCAHALHRDILREACYLAACRGHPAVVGLQAAFCVIGGPFSDEENRHVLRQILGGAGRMYERGIVHRDIKPGNILVGGEGVVKICDLGLAISMVTATTPRGQAGTLWYMAPEMLLGKPDYDELVDA, from the exons ATGTTCGACGACCACGCTGCCGGCTCCCGCAAGAGACGGCGCATCAGGAGCATTGAGGACTACGAGCTGACGCGCGTGCTCGGCAAGGGCAGCTTCGGCGTCATTGTCAAGGCGCGCCACCGCGTCACCGGCGCGTACGTCGTCCTGAAATGCTTCATCCGCTCGCCCGACGACGGAAGCGGCAAGAGGAGGCGCTGTGCCCACGCACTCCACCGCGACATACTGCGTGAGGCGTGCTACCTCGCGGCGTGCCGCGGCCACCCCGCCGTCGTCGGCTTGCAAG CCGCGTTCTGCGTGATCGGCGGGCCGTTCTCGGACGAGGAGAACCGCCACGTCCTGCGGCAGATACTGGGCGGCGCCGGGAGAATGTACGAGCGAGGCATCGTCCACAGGGACATCAAGCCCGGGAACAtcctcgtcggcggcgagggcgtGGTGAAGATATGTGATCTCGGGCTGGCTATTTCCATGGTGACCGCCACGACGCCGCGCGGCCAGGCCGGCACGCTCTGGTACATGGCCCCCGAGATGCTCCTGGGGAAGCCGGACTACGATGAGCTCGTAGATGCCTGA
- the LOC109782294 gene encoding uncharacterized protein isoform X1, whose amino-acid sequence MANHSEEGLIFFRSAIRRRPSPRAASRSFPCASSTTSSLAGRRRPRTQYSPSARRCVGRRDAEAEAELQAIEVAYAAESGKRRQLPDWSKALAPASVCPWPNPVPSPPSCQVDFTFQRRDRRAVYLTRTWHRLQTNTANVDVAHYCEADAGQRGQTARRSSSIRRRVGAEALDGEDSIGGRWRRPTAAASEAGGNRGGIRRKRRPATCPNPALAVVGTRKWAEDEGAGRTG is encoded by the exons ATGGCGAATCACAGCGAGGAAGGCTTGATTTTTTTTCGATCTGCCATCCGACGGCGTCCTTCCCCGAGGGCGGCGAGCCGGAGCTTCCCCTGCGCGTCGTCGACCACCTCCTCACTGGCTGGACGCCGTCGACCACGAACCCAGTATTCTCCAAGCGCACGCCGCTGTGTGGGTCGCCGAgacgccgaggccgaggcggaGCTCCAGGCCATCGAGGTCGCGTACGCCGCCGAGTCCGGCAAGCGCCGCCAACTCCCCGACTGGTCCAAGGCACTCGCCCCCGCCTCCGTCTGCCCATGGCCCAACCCAGTCCCCTCGCCCCCCTCTTGCCAAG TGGACTTCACATTCCAAAGGAGGGACAGAAGAGCAGTCTACCTGACAAGGACATGGCATAGGTTGCAGACAAATACT GCGAATGTGGATGTTGCACACTATTGTGAAG CAGACGCGGGGCAGAGAGGTCagacggcgaggaggagcagcAGCATCAGACGGCGAGTAGGAGCAGAAGCATTAGACGGCGAGGACTCGATCGGGGGGCGTTGGCGTCGCCCAACAGCAGCAGCGTCAGAGGCTGGAGGGAATCGCGGCGGCATCAGAAGGAAGCGGCGGCCGGCGACTTGCCCAAATCCCGCACTGGCGGTCGTGGGCACGAGGAAGTGGGCAGAGGATGAGGGTGCGGGCCGCACCGGCTAG
- the LOC109782294 gene encoding uncharacterized protein isoform X3: MANHSEEGLIFFRSAIRRRPSPRAASRSFPCASSTTSSLAGRRRPRTQYSPSARRCVGRRDAEAEAELQAIEVAYAAESGKRRQLPDWSKALAPASVCPWPNPVPSPPSCQVDFTFQRRDRRAVYLTRTWHRLQTNTENFDWSNKGITVEITGECGCCTLL; encoded by the exons ATGGCGAATCACAGCGAGGAAGGCTTGATTTTTTTTCGATCTGCCATCCGACGGCGTCCTTCCCCGAGGGCGGCGAGCCGGAGCTTCCCCTGCGCGTCGTCGACCACCTCCTCACTGGCTGGACGCCGTCGACCACGAACCCAGTATTCTCCAAGCGCACGCCGCTGTGTGGGTCGCCGAgacgccgaggccgaggcggaGCTCCAGGCCATCGAGGTCGCGTACGCCGCCGAGTCCGGCAAGCGCCGCCAACTCCCCGACTGGTCCAAGGCACTCGCCCCCGCCTCCGTCTGCCCATGGCCCAACCCAGTCCCCTCGCCCCCCTCTTGCCAAG TGGACTTCACATTCCAAAGGAGGGACAGAAGAGCAGTCTACCTGACAAGGACATGGCATAGGTTGCAGACAAATACT GAAAATTTTGACTGGAGTAACAAAGGCATAACAGTAGAAATTACAG GCGAATGTGGATGTTGCACACTATTGTGA
- the LOC109782294 gene encoding uncharacterized protein isoform X4: MANHSEEGLIFFRSAIRRRPSPRAASRSFPCASSTTSSLAGRRRPRTQYSPSARRCVGRRDAEAEAELQAIEVAYAAESGKRRQLPDWSKALAPASVCPWPNPVPSPPSCQVDFTFQRRDRRAVYLTRTWHRLQTNTENFDWSNKGITVEITVNRT; this comes from the exons ATGGCGAATCACAGCGAGGAAGGCTTGATTTTTTTTCGATCTGCCATCCGACGGCGTCCTTCCCCGAGGGCGGCGAGCCGGAGCTTCCCCTGCGCGTCGTCGACCACCTCCTCACTGGCTGGACGCCGTCGACCACGAACCCAGTATTCTCCAAGCGCACGCCGCTGTGTGGGTCGCCGAgacgccgaggccgaggcggaGCTCCAGGCCATCGAGGTCGCGTACGCCGCCGAGTCCGGCAAGCGCCGCCAACTCCCCGACTGGTCCAAGGCACTCGCCCCCGCCTCCGTCTGCCCATGGCCCAACCCAGTCCCCTCGCCCCCCTCTTGCCAAG TGGACTTCACATTCCAAAGGAGGGACAGAAGAGCAGTCTACCTGACAAGGACATGGCATAGGTTGCAGACAAATACT GAAAATTTTGACTGGAGTAACAAAGGCATAACAGTAGAAATTACAG TTAACAGAACCTGA
- the LOC109782294 gene encoding uncharacterized protein isoform X2: MANHSEEGLIFFRSAIRRRPSPRAASRSFPCASSTTSSLAGRRRPRTQYSPSARRCVGRRDAEAEAELQAIEVAYAAESGKRRQLPDWSKALAPASVCPWPNPVPSPPSCQVDFTFQRRDRRAVYLTRTWHRLQTNTANVDVAHYCEDAGQRGQTARRSSSIRRRVGAEALDGEDSIGGRWRRPTAAASEAGGNRGGIRRKRRPATCPNPALAVVGTRKWAEDEGAGRTG; encoded by the exons ATGGCGAATCACAGCGAGGAAGGCTTGATTTTTTTTCGATCTGCCATCCGACGGCGTCCTTCCCCGAGGGCGGCGAGCCGGAGCTTCCCCTGCGCGTCGTCGACCACCTCCTCACTGGCTGGACGCCGTCGACCACGAACCCAGTATTCTCCAAGCGCACGCCGCTGTGTGGGTCGCCGAgacgccgaggccgaggcggaGCTCCAGGCCATCGAGGTCGCGTACGCCGCCGAGTCCGGCAAGCGCCGCCAACTCCCCGACTGGTCCAAGGCACTCGCCCCCGCCTCCGTCTGCCCATGGCCCAACCCAGTCCCCTCGCCCCCCTCTTGCCAAG TGGACTTCACATTCCAAAGGAGGGACAGAAGAGCAGTCTACCTGACAAGGACATGGCATAGGTTGCAGACAAATACT GCGAATGTGGATGTTGCACACTATTGTGAAG ACGCGGGGCAGAGAGGTCagacggcgaggaggagcagcAGCATCAGACGGCGAGTAGGAGCAGAAGCATTAGACGGCGAGGACTCGATCGGGGGGCGTTGGCGTCGCCCAACAGCAGCAGCGTCAGAGGCTGGAGGGAATCGCGGCGGCATCAGAAGGAAGCGGCGGCCGGCGACTTGCCCAAATCCCGCACTGGCGGTCGTGGGCACGAGGAAGTGGGCAGAGGATGAGGGTGCGGGCCGCACCGGCTAG